Within Argonema galeatum A003/A1, the genomic segment AAACCGATCCAGAAACCTTAATGTTTTGGCTGAATGATTACATGAAAGTTATGTCTCAGGTTGTTTTGGATTGTGAGGGAGTGGTAGATAAATTTATCGGCGATGCAGTGATGGCGGTGTTTGGTGTTCCCATTCCCAGCACTACCCCAGAGGAAATTGCCCAAGATGCGATCGCAGCAGTGACTTGTGCTGTAGAAATGGGAAAAAAACTGGCTTCTTTGAATCAACAATGGCAGCAACAAGGACTTCCTACAGTGGAAATGCGAGTCGGAATTGCTACGGGAACTGTGGTAACGGGAAGTCTGGGTTCTCACCAAAGACTTAATTATACAACTATTGGAGATACTGTTAATATAGCTGCCCGGTTAGAAAGTTACGATAAGTCTTTAGAGGGTGGAATTTGTCGTATCTTGATCGGTGAAGAAACTTATAAGTATATTGAAGGAAAATTTTCTACCCAATTTATCGGTTGCGTGCAACTTAAAGGACGGGAAGGAAGCATTAATATTTATCAAGTTATTGGTGATTAACAGAAACCCGGTTTCTCCAAGAAACCGGGTTTCTGGAGTGTACTGATATCATGTCTGGTTACATCGGCATTGTCTGTGGGCATCATTGATTAAATTTTACCGCAGATGAAGACAGATGAACGCAGATGAACGCAGATAAGATCGGATTTTTTAGCTGTAGTCATTGGCGATTTGTTACCAAGGATTGCCAATCACAGTAAATGCCGACCAGTAGTAAGGATGATCGAACTTTAAGTTGTTGCTTTTAGCTATTTCTTGTAGGGGTATTGATGTTCCGTTGGAAAGTAGCAAATTTCCGTTTTCGATGCTGACGCGACCTGTAAGTATAGCTATTTGAGCTTGTCTTAGTGCTTCAGCACGAGTCCGACCCTGCTTTAATTGCTGATAAAATTCGGCGATCAGCGCTAGTGTACCGATATCGTCACTAGACCACAAAGTCGCCACTGCTGATTTTACTCCAGCTTGTAGTGCTAACCCAGCAAACCCCAACTCTGCTTGTTGATCTCCTATTGCTGTCTGACAAGCAGATAGAACTAATAATTCTATCTGCGGGTTGTTCCATTCCAACTCTTTCATTTGGGGCAACTGCAATTTAGTATCCCACAATTGGATATAAGAGTTTTTGCGGTCGTTTGGTTCAAATGCGGCATGAGTGGCGAGGTGGACGATACCAAAGTTTCCCGTGGAGTGTTTAGTTTTGAGGTTGTCAAGAGTGAAGTCTTGATTTAAAAACAATTGGCTCAGATTTGTGTTAGCTGTAATTGTAGCTAATTCAATCGAAACAGCTGGTAAAGGTTTTTGGTCAGCTGACTGGGGAAATGTTGACGCACCCATTGCCAGGATAGGCGAATTGGAGATGTTAACGTAGTGGGGTTTAGTCAAACTGAAACTAGGCATGATGGCAAGGCTGTATTTTTCGATCAGAAATTGTTGACCGTCGTGAAGGGCTGCGATCGGTAGAGAACGAATTGTCACATCTGGAACAATGATCAGATTGGTGATGCCTTGCTGTTTCAAAACTGGTTCAATGCGTGCGATTAGCAGTTGATAAAGTTCTTGGGAGGATTTGCGGTAATCGTTGGGTTGGATGTCTCGCGTTGTCTTGGTAATTTCTTCCCGCATTTCTTTAACTAAAGCTTCCACTTTTTGGCGCGTCGCTTCGGGGATTTGCAAGCTAATGGGTTCGTTGTTTCCTGTTACTACGATGAGTTCTACGGTGTCATTGGGAGAGCGATCGCAAAGAAATGGTTCTTGCTCATGTCTGTTTTCCTCAGTTTCAGACAGGGGACAAATTAAAGCCGCATTTGCGCCCAAATTCTGCCGACCAAACACGATATAGAGTAGTGCGGGTTTGATGGAGGTTTCCCGTTCAACTTCTCGGAGTCTTGTTTGAATCTGTTGTATGGATTGAATCGGAGTGGTGGGTGGTTGACCCAAATACGCTTCATACTGCCGCGTGAAGACTTCTTCTAATGCTGCGATCGATTGGTCGAGTTTTCCTTTGGTGGTGGTGTTCGTTGGTCTGGATTGGGGTGCGGGGTTTTCTTGGGGTGTAAGCGATCGAGCCAGATCACCAG encodes:
- a CDS encoding CHAT domain-containing protein, giving the protein MGQPPTTPIQSIQQIQTRLREVERETSIKPALLYIVFGRQNLGANAALICPLSETEENRHEQEPFLCDRSPNDTVELIVVTGNNEPISLQIPEATRQKVEALVKEMREEITKTTRDIQPNDYRKSSQELYQLLIARIEPVLKQQGITNLIIVPDVTIRSLPIAALHDGQQFLIEKYSLAIMPSFSLTKPHYVNISNSPILAMGASTFPQSADQKPLPAVSIELATITANTNLSQLFLNQDFTLDNLKTKHSTGNFGIVHLATHAAFEPNDRKNSYIQLWDTKLQLPQMKELEWNNPQIELLVLSACQTAIGDQQAELGFAGLALQAGVKSAVATLWSSDDIGTLALIAEFYQQLKQGRTRAEALRQAQIAILTGRVSIENGNLLLSNGTSIPLQEIAKSNNLKFDHPYYWSAFTVIGNPW